A part of Corynebacterium afermentans subsp. lipophilum genomic DNA contains:
- the dapA gene encoding 4-hydroxy-tetrahydrodipicolinate synthase has product MGTSLKADLGADIFGSVCVAMVTPFDSDGELDVVAGRDLAAHLVEQGIDALVLAGTTGESPTTTDEEKVALLKAVREEVGDKARIIAGAGSNDTRHAVAMAKSAAEAGADGLLVVTPYYSKPSQAGVEAHFRAVAEATDLPVCLYDIPGRSGIPIDSGTIRKLAEVDTIQAVKDAKGNFLEASTLIQETGLAWYSGDDPLNLPWLAVGATGMISVVGHAAPKALRELVTAYESGDLARAREINANTLNVLARQQGALGGVTFAKAALRLQGIEVGDPRLPVAAATDEQVERLREEMTQAGVL; this is encoded by the coding sequence ATGGGCACATCTCTCAAAGCTGATCTGGGAGCCGACATCTTCGGCTCCGTCTGCGTAGCAATGGTCACGCCGTTTGATTCCGACGGCGAACTAGACGTTGTGGCAGGCCGCGATCTCGCTGCCCACTTGGTAGAACAAGGAATCGACGCACTAGTGCTCGCAGGCACAACGGGCGAATCCCCGACAACCACCGACGAAGAAAAGGTCGCGCTGCTCAAGGCAGTGCGCGAAGAGGTAGGGGACAAAGCCCGCATCATCGCTGGCGCGGGGTCCAACGACACCCGCCATGCGGTGGCAATGGCGAAATCGGCCGCGGAAGCCGGCGCTGACGGCCTGCTGGTTGTCACGCCGTACTACTCCAAGCCGTCCCAGGCAGGGGTGGAGGCGCACTTCCGCGCAGTTGCGGAAGCGACCGATCTTCCTGTCTGCCTGTACGACATCCCCGGCCGTTCCGGCATTCCGATCGATTCCGGCACCATCCGCAAGCTTGCGGAAGTGGACACGATCCAAGCGGTGAAGGACGCAAAGGGCAACTTCCTTGAAGCGTCCACGCTGATCCAGGAGACCGGGCTGGCGTGGTACTCGGGCGATGATCCCCTGAACCTGCCGTGGCTCGCCGTCGGCGCGACCGGAATGATCTCTGTGGTGGGGCATGCCGCACCGAAGGCACTGCGTGAACTAGTGACTGCATACGAGAGCGGCGATCTCGCCCGCGCACGGGAAATCAACGCCAACACACTCAACGTGCTCGCGCGCCAACAGGGCGCGCTGGGTGGCGTGACATTTGCAAAGGCAGCTCTGCGACTGCAGGGCATCGAAGTAGGAGACCCGCGCCTGCCGGTCGCTGCGGCGACGGATGAGCAGGTCGAGCGGCTCCGCGAAGAAATGACACAGGCTGGAGTCCTATAA
- a CDS encoding ribonuclease J, with product MNEPRNRARKVTRKAGPPEATEQQPVFQAPSDAPANGGGNDAPAERDGGNNGNNGGNGRGGRDGGNGNNGNNNRGGNGRGGRGGEGRDNNNGNGGGSSRNRRRRGRGGNGGGHGGGRRNPMKSMQGADLTKRLPAPPKPAKDTLRIYALGGISEIGRNMTVFEYNGRLLIVDCGVLFPNSDEPGVDLVLPDFGPIENKLDKIDALVVTHGHEDHIGAIPWLLKLRSDIPIYSSKFTNALIKAKTQEHRQRPKLNDVNKDSEVTVGPFRLRFWHVNHSIPECLGVSIKTGAGHVVMTGDVKVDQTPYDGKPTDIPALARLGDEGIDLFMCDSTNATIPGISASEAGIEETLTRLVSNARQRVVIASFASNVARVQMAINAAVANNRKVAFNGRSMLRNMEIAEKMNLLKAPKGTIIPIEEAAKMAPHKAVLITTGTQGEPMAALSRMSRREHRQITIHDGDTIILSSSLIPGNEEAVFAVINNLAQIGANVITNAEAHVHASGHGYAGELLALYNAARPRNAMPVHGEWRHMRANKELAISTGVKPNNTALAQNGVVVDMHKGNIKVAGQYQVGQLYVDGTTMGDVDPDVLADRTSLASGGVVSITCVVDDSTGRLLEAPQVSTTGYSDDDRDFNKKVVEGVEAVMGDLAAEGENDPFRMVQQIRRKVSRAIEQNYKRQPVILPTVVPMSSDNHIASEDEIASTRESR from the coding sequence ATGAATGAACCCCGCAACCGCGCACGCAAGGTGACGCGCAAGGCTGGGCCGCCGGAGGCAACCGAACAGCAGCCGGTATTCCAGGCACCGAGCGACGCCCCGGCGAACGGCGGCGGCAACGACGCGCCAGCTGAGCGCGACGGTGGAAACAACGGCAATAACGGCGGCAACGGCCGCGGCGGCCGCGACGGCGGAAACGGCAATAACGGCAACAACAACCGCGGCGGCAATGGCCGCGGTGGCCGTGGCGGTGAAGGCCGCGACAACAATAACGGCAACGGCGGCGGCAGCAGCCGCAACCGTCGTCGCCGCGGCCGTGGCGGCAACGGTGGCGGCCACGGCGGCGGTCGCCGCAACCCGATGAAGTCGATGCAGGGCGCGGATCTGACCAAGCGCCTGCCCGCACCGCCAAAGCCGGCGAAGGACACGCTGCGCATCTACGCGCTCGGCGGCATTTCCGAAATCGGCCGCAATATGACGGTCTTCGAGTACAACGGCCGCCTGCTCATCGTGGACTGCGGCGTGCTGTTCCCGAATTCGGACGAGCCGGGCGTGGATCTCGTGCTGCCGGACTTCGGCCCGATTGAAAACAAGCTGGACAAGATCGACGCACTCGTGGTCACGCACGGCCACGAGGACCACATTGGTGCTATCCCGTGGCTGCTCAAGCTGCGCAGCGATATTCCGATCTACTCGTCCAAGTTCACGAACGCGCTGATTAAGGCGAAGACGCAGGAGCACCGTCAGCGTCCGAAGCTCAACGACGTGAACAAGGATTCCGAGGTCACCGTCGGCCCGTTCCGTCTGCGCTTCTGGCACGTCAACCACTCGATCCCGGAGTGCCTGGGCGTGTCCATTAAGACTGGCGCGGGCCACGTGGTGATGACCGGCGACGTGAAGGTGGACCAGACGCCGTACGACGGCAAGCCGACGGACATCCCGGCGCTTGCCCGCCTCGGCGACGAAGGCATCGACCTGTTCATGTGCGATTCCACTAACGCCACCATCCCGGGTATCTCCGCCTCGGAGGCCGGTATTGAGGAGACGCTGACACGCCTGGTGTCCAACGCCCGCCAGCGTGTGGTCATCGCGTCGTTCGCGTCCAACGTGGCGCGCGTGCAGATGGCTATCAACGCCGCTGTGGCGAACAACCGCAAGGTGGCCTTCAACGGCCGCTCCATGCTGCGCAACATGGAGATCGCGGAGAAGATGAACCTGCTCAAGGCTCCGAAGGGCACGATCATCCCGATCGAGGAAGCCGCGAAGATGGCGCCGCACAAGGCGGTGCTGATCACTACCGGCACCCAGGGTGAGCCGATGGCTGCGCTGTCGCGCATGTCCCGCCGTGAGCACCGCCAGATCACCATCCACGACGGCGACACGATCATCCTGTCCTCCTCGCTCATTCCGGGCAACGAGGAAGCGGTGTTCGCGGTTATCAACAACCTTGCGCAGATCGGCGCGAACGTGATCACCAACGCCGAGGCGCACGTCCACGCGTCGGGCCACGGCTACGCCGGCGAGCTGCTCGCGCTCTACAACGCGGCGCGCCCGCGCAACGCGATGCCGGTGCACGGCGAGTGGCGCCACATGCGCGCCAACAAGGAGCTGGCGATCTCCACTGGTGTGAAGCCGAACAACACGGCGCTCGCCCAGAACGGCGTGGTGGTGGACATGCACAAGGGCAACATCAAGGTGGCCGGCCAGTACCAGGTGGGGCAGCTCTACGTCGACGGCACCACCATGGGCGACGTGGACCCGGACGTGTTGGCGGACCGTACCTCGCTGGCGTCCGGAGGCGTCGTGTCCATCACCTGCGTGGTCGACGACAGCACCGGGCGTCTGCTGGAGGCGCCGCAGGTGTCCACCACGGGCTACAGCGACGACGACCGCGACTTCAACAAGAAAGTCGTCGAGGGCGTTGAGGCCGTCATGGGCGATCTGGCCGCCGAGGGCGAGAACGATCCGTTCCGCATGGTGCAGCAGATCCGCCGCAAGGTCTCCCGCGCGATTGAGCAGAACTACAAGCGCCAGCCGGTGATTCTGCCGACTGTGGTGCCGATGTCGTCGGACAACCACATCGCCAGCGAAGACGAGATCGCGTCCACCCGCGAGTCCCGCTAG